Within Cucumis melo cultivar AY chromosome 4, USDA_Cmelo_AY_1.0, whole genome shotgun sequence, the genomic segment ttaaaatatttacagttaACGCTTTAATTGTAAGATTTATCAGTTTTCAAAGATTATCATGAGTTCTGATTTACAGTTATAAAGTATTGTCACTCACTGGGCTTTATAGCCCATCCTTCTAAATTGTTTTCCCCACTTTCCATGTAGAGTTCGAGCTTCtagtgcctgatagactgccttagtttGCTGGAAGCTTCTAGAATAATTTCCAGtacgtggttggagttgtaCTTATAGTCTATCATGTTTTATTGTATATGTTCTGTAGGGTTTAGTTAAGTACAGGTTGTGTAAGTTTTGGCTGTTGTTGCGTAAACTGTGGTGTCTATCTTATTTGGTATGGTGTAACTTCAGTGTGACTATGGGCTAGTTATTTCAGGGCTACACTTAATATATGTTGTGTGTTATCTACATTCTGTTGTCATGTGTTGCATGTACAGTAATTGTGTATGAGATTAGCTTGTTTATAAGGATCAAGAGATCAGTAGAGTCGGCAGGTATCGTTTTGTGATGCACGATGTCAGTCGACATCACGCTGTCTTTCGAACTAAACTAGCAGGTTGTTcgagagggggtgtgacacatAGAGTGCCTATGATTTCCCATTCAACGCCAAATGCCAagtaaataagaaaataaaaagtatttttgcCACAAGGACTCAAAATGCTATGGAAATTTTAGTcatttctaaaatttgaaaataagatttttatGTGAATGAACAAGGGTATTTTGAGTATTAAGCTTGTCGCGTTTTGAACCtagaaatattttcattgtAGGAAGTATGCGACGAGACTAGACCCTAAATAACGAATAAAACTAGCTCGCATTTTGAGAAGTTTAGAAATGCAAAGAGGAATATGAGTCTTTGAGGTGGAATGGTGCTTGGGGGCAAGCAATAATACGGGGTGATGTTTGAGGACAAGCATTAttctaaatttgggggtgtgaaaacttgtagaaatacaagttattatagcctctTAGGTAGAATAATGGGACCAAAATGTGTGGTAATCGTGTCAAAACACGTaacttcttttttaaatttataagtATATGGAAACACACTCTACATAAGTTACCAGGCATGTTTTACCCTATTTTCAATGTCTTAACATAAGATTATGAATAAAGGAAGAGACTAGTGAATCGCAGAGGAACTCCCGCAAAGGCTACGTGAGAAGGCCTTGTCTAGCAAGTACAATTTCAAGGCGAGATCTACATCAGCACACGAGAAAtgttcactagaagacaagaatgctAGTTGGAGCTGATGTGGCTTGACAAAGGCTACATTCAACGTTGACATATTCAGAAGGATAGAAGTTTCCAGACAAAAGTTGCCTATAAAATGACTCATTCACGACAAAGCAAAGTGTGAGGGCTGGCTTTGAGAGAAGTTAGATATCTGTATGGATCGGTCTAAACCATAGAAAGTGATAGAGAGAAGTCGCCTCTTCGTCTTCTGTAAaaggttttcttcttcttcttcaatcagTTTGTGAGTGAGAGCTTAGGACAAAGTAGAGAAGATTTCATCACTTCCATTTCCCTTAACTTGTAAAGTCATtctctttactttccatttgtatatttctttgtaatgtatgtgttcatattgtatagtggcctgaggcctatattctttaatacatatTACATGTTTATACCTTTTCAAACCATCATTTCTTTATTGTTAATCAGTTAATGTATTATCTGTATTATAGTCTTGTGATAGGTTGTTAGTAAGAAGCTCAGCTTATAAAGCTTATCACATTAGTTGAGCTATGatcatcacttggccagtgtATATCACCAACTACTCGAGCAAACAAGGAGTAAGAACGTGGCTAACATGCGCCAGGAGGAGTTTTTTAGACGAACTTCACCTTGATGAGATAACTTTCAGCATTTGtgtcccgaaaggagaacaagtgtgggtatttAGCACCTAGAGGTTGTCACCTTTAAAAGAGAAGTGTTATAAGTCTTGTAAGTAAACACTTCTACATAGATCTCGCTTAACCAAACTTTATCATTTGCATCCCAAGAGGTGAGAAAGTGTAGCGTTTAAGGCATTGAGaggtgctcgccttaatcataagctagttaaTTGGTCTTTATCACATCAAGGCAATCACATGGCTTATCAGCCTAGTAGTGCGTAGACTTTCCTTCATTATTTCTTTAACATTAGTTAGTTAGCAATTCCATCTCACCGCCATTCTTATTCCCCCTTTTACAGATTCTCTAGCGTAGatagtagatatagtttaaacttacacttaacCATGTTATATAGATAGTAAAGTATACTGCCTAAATGAAGAAATAAGCCTtagaactaagctttgatatcaattccctatGTTCGACCTTGGATTATCCAAAAAACATATTGTTTCTTCacttacacttgggcaagcaATATGTAAGCTTGTACTCAACGAAGATTTAGTAAGTATGTGATGAAGAGAGACATAGTTTGCATATTACATGCAATGATCATGACCAATGACTCGATGCATAAAATTAGATATAGACATACACAACACTATCCCCTAAGTCTGAAACCAACCAAGCCACATAGCTCTTCCATGCCTACCAAGCATTTCTCACTTAGCCTTGCTTGTACTTGTTTTTCTACCTTTGCCTTTAATGACACACAAACCTTGCACTCATTCTTTGTCCAATTTTCCAAGAAAATGTGTTTCATTTTCTTACTAACTCATTTTATCTTCCTTATACCAAGTCCTTGCAAGTCTTAAAGGTCCTTAAAGATTTAGGTTTTACACACTAAGCATGAAACTTTTGACAAAGAGAGGCCTCCTCCAGTCTAGCAGCCAACCAAAAGGTCTCAGTCATAAGACTAGCCTGACAACCTAAGATATCAGACAAGGGATTCTGTTCTGCCTCCATTTAAGCTTTATTCATGGCCTCTCTGGCTATTTTCACCTCATCAATTTCACCATATTAGTAAGACTACCAAAAGAGTTAGCATCCACCACTGCCTTACCTACACCATGATCCTTAACTAACTTCAACTCCCATCGTTTATGAGTCACAAGAGTAAAGTCATCACTTTTCTCTATATCTCTCTCCTTCTAATTTGAAGACTTTTCCGAAGAGCCATGAATTTCACCTTTCTCTAACTACATGAAGGACTCCATCACAATATCCTCACAAGCTACAATAGCTAAACCTTTACCCTCTGTAGACACATTCTCCCCCTTATCCTCCTTTTGAGCATTACTACTAACCGTCACATGTCCAAGATAATTTCCAATAGAGAGACCAAAAGCATTACAAGAATTACATTTACAAGGTTTTCATTCATAAATAATAGGTACACTAAAGTTCTCCCTTCTAAGACGATTAGTAATCTCAGTAGGCATAAAATAATTTCCAGATAATTCAACACATACACATTCACACACACATACGACATTCCCCGACGTTCCCTAATAGCCATATCAAAAGCCAGTGGTTTACCAACAACACTGGCAACCACTGCTAAACCCTCGTCCATCCATAATTTCATAGGAATATGACCCAATGTAATCCAGACAAGAACATAATTAAAGATAAAGGATTTAGGGACAATACCTGGAGACCATTTTCGAAGGAGCATGGGATTGGCACCAAGATGCAAGAGCCCATGCGATAAAATCCAGTTGACAGATTTTGGTCTacgaaattgaaaaataatgaGGTCATTTTCAAGAACAGTAATGTTAGCCATTTCGATCTGACCTCAATTTTTCTCCATTAGCCATTGGATGACAGTATAAGGCAATTTAGTATCATCAACAAGTTACCCCACCAAAGAGTTTTCCCAAACTTCCACATCTTTAACAACAATCTCCTCTGACCAAACACCACAACTTTCAAATCAATTGATGTTGGTGGAGTCTAAGGGATGGAATTTACTAAGAAATTTCCAAATAATAAAACCCAAGAATTTTTCCTCGTCAAGCTACATGAGATATGCCTCTCCCTACAAATTGTTCTACACTACCACTTAGCCCATTTGCAAGCCAAATGAACCCACTCACATCCATATGCAAGCCGGTTTCACTAGCTCTATTTGGCTAAAATTTAGGAGTTGGCCTGTCAATCAAGTTTTCAGAAAATGTGTCACTACGGTGTTCCCCTTCTGGTCGGATCCACCATTTCCCATTTAAGGCCTAATAATAAGCCTAGCTTGGCTCCCTCCTTTACCAACTAGTTTTTGGGTGGTTTAGTTTAAACCCTCACTGGTTCTAAGTCAAGACTTTTGACTGACTTCCTCCACCTCACTGTCACTTCATGAGAACGCTTCATACCGACCATAGCCACACTTTCACCCTCAAAGAATCAAAAGTCTAAACACCTCTACCATATCTAGAGAAGAACCCACTCGTCAAAGCTCAACGATCTTGTTTAATTCATCCAACCTTTGCCTCATGCAAACTTTAGGGGGATTTCAGAATGCAACGAAAATCAAGGGGGAAGCCTGAGGGGAATCAAAGATTCATAAGCCGTGGATGCTAACCAAAGAAAGCAAACTCACTACTTAGATGCACCAACGAATAGAAAGCGTCAAAGACGAGATCGACCAAAACTCCCTCACTGAACAAAACAATTGAAgcgtaaaaaagaaaatgttgagAGAAGTGTGTGTCCTTCACACACACGAAAGAAGCTTTCCTAAATTTGTTattcaacggtttctttgttttgtttttgttttaagcCTTTCTGGACCAAGGAATTTATCTATATTTTCAATATAATCCCTTACACATTTACTTAAAGTTTAGTTTGAGAAGGGAACTACTTAGGGGAGTACGAAGGTACCAACCAAAACATTCGAAAATTGGCCTATCTATAGTTTCCAAAAAATGACAAAAGTTTGGCCAGTGCCAAAACACTAAAAAATCATTCCACTATAGAAAATGACTCAAGTTTAAGGAGTTCTGGTGTTGGTCATAAAAAAGGCGAACAACAATGTCCTAGACTCAATATTTATTTTGGAGTCTAAAAGGGTCCTTCAATGGTTTCCTTGTTTTGTTTTAGTCGTAAGCCTCTTTAATTAAAGGATTCTAGGACCAAAGACCTGTGTCTATATTAATTTAATGGTCAATGACACATTTACATAAAGTATAGGTCGCAAAGGGAGCTATTTAGTAGAGTACAAAGGTACCAACCaaaatgatggaaaaatgaATGTTATAGTTTCTAGATTTTGGCTAGTGTCGAAAACCTCCAAAAATGCATACCTCGATAGAAAATGGGTCAAGTTTAAGAAGTATTatgtgttcgtcccaaaaaagTTGAATGATGATGCTGTAGActtagtttttattttgggaTCCAAAGTAGTCGTTCAACAGtttccttcttctttattttattttatttatttatttattggtcCTAAGCCTTTCTAATTCAAGGATTCTAAGACCAAAGACTTTTTTCTATATTCTTAGAATGGTCCCCGTCCCAACCCATTTACAACGGTAAACCCTAGCtttctttattgaaaaaaaGTTTTTGGGATTAAACATTTAATTCAAGAGTGAGATTGGTTGGAGGACAAATTTTATAGgatgaaaaaaattataagttGGACAAACAAAATTTGAAGGAAACTAAGTGGCACTCGAGGGCATCGATAAGTTTTTGGTTAAAtgtaataattatttaattaagtttACAAGTTTTTAAATGGAAACTTGTGTTGGGAAGTTGGAGAAGGCCACAAAGGTGAAAAGGAAGTAGGAGGTGGATGTTTTGTGAGTGAAGAAGAAATGGTTGTCGTATCCACGAGGAAAAGAGCTAAGAAAACGAATTTTAGAGTTAAACAGTGCTCTTTTATTTATCAAGGTCTTCATCAAATTTCTAATGAAGAATTGAAGGGAACTAGATCAAGAAGAAGATCTTTGGATTCCATGAAGAGTGATGATAGGAAAACTATAGAAGTTTAAAGAAAAACACTTAAGCTTATCGAATCTTCGGGCAGAAAAGAAGTAATTTGATATTTTGAAGATTTGGAATTGTAGAAAACGAATCAGAAGTTGAAATTTGGAGGTTAGTaagataagaaaaagaaaaaaaaaaccttatcTACATTTTTCATGCAACATGTTAAAGTTAACTCACTCTTGAAAAGGCTGAcattagaaaaaaattattgttatacAGGAATTTGGTTGAATGTGAGCAAGGGTGCTTTTAGATTTGATTCTAATTGGTCGAAGTAATTTTAAAGCTCCAAATTTTCAAGTTAGTTAGTTAAGAGGTTTCTTATGAgttttataaaagaaattggGGGTCATTTGGTTAAGCAATGAGGGAGCATGTTTTTGTGTATGCTTGTTGCTACCGGAAAAACTAGGACACTATGAAATGTTTTGTTGATACGAGGAAAGTGTTTCCGAGGCCTAAACTTTGAGGTAAACTTGTTTTAATTATGGGTAAAATCTTTATATAggataatataataaattttggcTGCAAAGGAGGTTTTTGGGTTGCAAGTGTCATTGGAAAAGGACCAAAATTTGGAAATTTTTTAAGGTGGGAGGTTGAAGTTGAAAATGACCCCTGACCGTCATGTATTAtccgtcataaaatgtaaacacTCCCAACTATAATGACTTTTGTACTTTTAAGGTGTTCATAAACTTGTTTTTGAGTCCTAACTAATAATATTAAGATGGTTGAAATTCAATTAGAATATTAGGAAAGAAATAAGTTGATTAAGGAGTTTAAGTTTAAGTAGTACCTTAAACTAGCTTAAAATTTTTGTTAGAAATAAGAATCAGGCTGCGGTTTGATTTTCACATTAAAAAGAGATCGAACAAATTTAGAAAACCGAGAATTCTAACATCAATCCGTGAATGACAAGATGTGTTTAAATTCTGATTTTAACAAGAAATTGAAGATAGAACATTCAATCATGCTTGAGTTGCCTAATTGTAATTTACTTCGATGACTAATTGTACTCTACTTCAATGATTTTAGAAATGTCAATTTTTACTTTACAGACAAAAGCGAAATGacaaatttttttctttgacaAATTGCTCTTCTTTTTCACACAAACaaacaattttcaaaaagaTAATTGATTTATCTTTAAGCATTCTTATATGTGAACTTCTCAAGAAATTACAGAAAGCAAGCGAACGAACTCGCGTGAAAAATGGGAGCGAATCTAATgctcttcatcttcctcttcctttCAATCATCTCCAGTTTCAGAGCTGATTATGTACGTCCTCAGCCACGTCAAACTCTGCATTTTCCACGGAATCCGAAATCATCTTCTCAACCCCACCAGGTTCCGTTTCCATATTTCCTTGGCCTTTCTTTGTGCTGTCCAGATTGCGTCGTTGTTGTATAGGGTTTCTGATAATCGATTGTAAACCCATGCTTGATTTCACGGTAGCTTTATTCTTCTAGGGGAATCGCTCCTAAATCCTTTTTCCCTGTACGCTAATTCTGGTGCCTTTGTCTCAATTTTCTGGGATCAGTTAAATTTTGGCGTTTACTATTGCATCATCTGCGTGTTTGTTTCTCTTCGCGTTTCTAGCCTAAGAATATTCATCATTTCCTTTTCTATCgaatttggttttcttttttagttttgattATTGACCTAGTTCGGTCAAGAACAATGAACAAATGATTTTGCCGAAATTTATTAGCTTGTGCTTGTAGATTATGCCAAAACTTATAAACACTTGTTGAACTATGTGCTAATTTTCAACGCTCACAAATGAAGGAGTGTCATAAGAATACGGATTAATAATTGAGTTTAGTGTAACCAATCAACTCCATATTTCTTTCTTTGCCCTCTTTTTTAAGAGTCGTTTGAGTTGCTTTTGTTTCAGTATTTCACTACTTTCTTGCAGGTTCACATCTCCCTGGCAGGAGACAAGCATATGAGAGTCACATGGATTACCAAAGTTCATTCTGCTCCATCTTATGTTGAATATGGAACATCGCCAGGAGAATATACCTCTGTTTCTCAAGGAGAGAGCACCTCGTATAGTTATATTTTCTACAAGTCAGGAAAGATTCACCATACAGTAATTGGGCCTCTAAAGGCTGGCACTCTTTATTATTACAGATGTGGAGGAGAAGGTTCTGAGTTCCAGCTGAAGACACCTCCTTCCCAGTTCCCAATTACTTTTTCAGTGGCAGGAGATCTGGGTCAAACTGGATGGACTAAATCAACATTGGAACACATTGATCTGTGCAAATATGATGTACATCTGCTTCCAGGTGACCTGTCCTATGCTGATTACTTGCAGTACCGGTGGGACACTTTTGGTGAGCTTGTGGAGCCGCTTGCAAGTACAAGGCCGTGGATGGTAACTCAAGGGAACCATGAAAAGGAGGACTTATTGATATTCAAGGCTCCATTTGACTCCTATAATGCAAGATGGAAGATGCCATTTGAGGAGAGTGGATCAAGTTCAAATCTCTATTATTCATTTGAAGTTGCTGGAACTCATGTGATTATGCTTGGATCGTACACTGATTATGATGAGTCCTCAGATCAATATGCATGGTTGAAGGTTTGGGAGCTTTTAACTTCTTCGTAGAAATATTAAATATGAACTGAGAGAGAGTAAGACCACATAATTAATTTAGAGAAACTGTTTAGTTCTTGAATTTACTATTTAGGTGAGATTCTGCAATTATTTTATTGCTAAATACTCTTTATGGAGGTCAAGAGCAAATAGTTTAGTTAGATTGGGTATCTATTAAAGAAAGTGAGGACACTTTCTAACATGACCATATGAACTCTACTGAATAACTAATGAAGGTCTGTTTGTTCTGCTctgtgtctttttttttttttgtgttttttttttcaatgagaAATGATCCAGATACAGGCCTGAGAATTTTTCTTGTTCAATAGGCTGATCTTGCAAAGGTGGACAGGGAAAGAACACCCTGGCTTGTAGTGTTATTCCATGTACCATGGTACAATAGTAATAAAGCTCATCAAGGCGAAGGTGCAAGTATGATGGCTGCCATGGAGCCGTTGTTATATACAGCTGGTGCAGACATAGTCATTTCTGGTCATGTCCATGCTTATGAGCGATCGGTATATTATTTTGATCCTTTTCGCATATTTGACTGTTCCCTGTCTCCTCAAGTATCCGTTGATTCATTTTCACTCTATGTCAGAAACGTGTGTATGCTGGAAAATCTGATCCTTGTGGTGCTGTGCATATCACTATTGGCGATGGAGGGAACCGCGAAGGTTTAGCTCACAAGTATGGGATCACTATATTTCCTCAATTTATAATTGGTGTTCTTCTAATACTATTTCTTTCTTTAAGGAATTTTCCGTTGTAAACTCTCAGTCTCATACAACAAATTTTCtcctaaaaaaagaaaaaaaatcttacaaTTATCAATAGGTCAAATATTAtgttatttacaatttttagaCAATTGTAGTTTAAAATCTTATTGACTTTTACACTTAATTTTTGGATCTTTATACTCAGAAAtcttaaaaattatatttgtcCTTAAAACATGCATAAAAATTCGTATTGTTCTTTATTGGCAAATAGAAGAAATGCATATTACTTGTAAAATTTTATATAGTATCATGTAGATTTATATCTTAATCTTGTATTGAATTTGGTTTCCAATTAAGAAATCAATGGCATTGATTTATGTTAAATATGTAAAAATAAAGTTTAAACATAGGACCACAGTTAATTTTTAATGTTCAATAACCATTgagaaatagataattaattCATTCCAAGATGAAGAAGTATGAGATTAAAAGATGATTATTTTGTTGAGGTGCTCAAATGTTTGGTTCTTTTGATTGTATTTGATAGGTACAACTTGCAGCCTGAATGGTCAGTCTTTCGAGAAGCTAGTTTTGGTCACGGTGAACTCAAGATGGTGAACTTGACTCATGCGTTTTGGAGTTGGCATAGAAATGACGATGATGAACCAGTAAAGTCTGATCAAGCATGGATAACCTCATTGGTGTCCTCTGGCTGCGTTACTCAGAAGAATCATCAACTGAAGAAGTTCAGATGAAAACATTTGAATCTATTTAACATACTTCGTCCTTTCTGCTTTAGATTGATTTCCCTTGGAAGATTTTCTCTGTTCCAATGTAAATAGCTGGTGTGAGCATAGATTTCATCTTGTATCAGTTTCCATTTTTCATATACATTTGATGCCATATATCAGTCAATGTAAGTAGCTGGTGTGAACAATTCTCATTTTTGGGCTTGAACAATGACATTAAATTTTAGTCAATGATTCACAGCACATATCGGATATAACTTGACTACTAGTCAAGATGTTCAACTTCCACATTGCGACAAAGGGTTTGAGAAATGAAAATCAACAAATTCCCAAACTCATTCCAGATATGGAGCACCAGTACAGTCTACATTTCCGCCCTTCGAGTTCGTGCTACCTTCAGAGTCCATGACATAACTTGGCCCATCCATAAACTAAATGAGTACATGGTATGGATGGTGTGTTCGACAATGGCCTACATTCACCATCTATGAGTTCATGTCCTCTTCATGATCTTTTTTCCCTCTCCACAGAATAATCTGCTCGTCCTTGAATAAAATGGGCACACAAGGTACCAAATCCTGGATTGTAGGCCGAGGAAATTTAGGATTGAAAGTTTCCAATCACCTTCGACTGAATTTCTATGCGTTAATCTTtaaataagaaacaaatttaGCATTAACAGTTACCCTTAATTTAACGCCTATCTGTTTGCAGTCACTGCTACCAACATGAGTGCAATCTAGTCTAACCACCTCCTCGAACTTGAAGGCCTCTCTGACTCTGTCTACGACGTTAACATATACACCATTCCTTGCTAGAAAGTACAGTTAAAGGTAAAGTTCAGCCTCATAAATTTACAAAAACCATCTTACCGTTCATATCTCAAACAcataaaattttgtaaataaataattattgtaTCCAACCTGAGCATCAGCACAAGGATCGCAAAGGACAACAATGGATCTTAGGAAGGGCGAAATattatgtaaaagaaaaagaatatatatgt encodes:
- the LOC103494947 gene encoding purple acid phosphatase 18, which codes for MGANLMLFIFLFLSIISSFRADYVRPQPRQTLHFPRNPKSSSQPHQVHISLAGDKHMRVTWITKVHSAPSYVEYGTSPGEYTSVSQGESTSYSYIFYKSGKIHHTVIGPLKAGTLYYYRCGGEGSEFQLKTPPSQFPITFSVAGDLGQTGWTKSTLEHIDLCKYDVHLLPGDLSYADYLQYRWDTFGELVEPLASTRPWMVTQGNHEKEDLLIFKAPFDSYNARWKMPFEESGSSSNLYYSFEVAGTHVIMLGSYTDYDESSDQYAWLKADLAKVDRERTPWLVVLFHVPWYNSNKAHQGEGASMMAAMEPLLYTAGADIVISGHVHAYERSKRVYAGKSDPCGAVHITIGDGGNREGLAHKYNLQPEWSVFREASFGHGELKMVNLTHAFWSWHRNDDDEPVKSDQAWITSLVSSGCVTQKNHQLKKFR